Genomic DNA from Lactuca sativa cultivar Salinas chromosome 8, Lsat_Salinas_v11, whole genome shotgun sequence:
TTCCAGTTACCCACTACCAGTTAACCGCTAGCcgctacccgcttccagctaacaacTACTTTTACTAAACACGCCCAAAGAAAACTTGCATAAGCATATAAGTTTGTGGTTACAAATTTTTAATTGACTTCCAAGTCTTCCAATATTGCAACAAGTTATTCTTCATTAATTTATGGCTTTATAAATGTACTAGTTACTTCATCATAAGAACCCATCACTTCATCATCACAACTCATCTGCTTGCTTCAATTTTCTTCTAAACTAAAATTAAGTTAGGGTTGATAATGGGGAATTGGAGGGGTTTGGGTTTCCATCTCATTTTCGTATGTGTGTTTTTGTTTGCAGCCACATATTCTTGTTTGGGGGTTGGAAATGTTAGTGTCATTTGCTCTGAGCAAGAGCGAGTTGCTCTCCTCAAGTTCAAACAGAGTGTTGAAGATCCTTTTGGAATGTTGTCATCATGGGTTGGAAATGAGTGTTGCATGTGGGAACGAATCCAGTGTGATGGTGTCACTGGAAATGTTCAACGCCTTCATCTCAAAGGAGATGACTATTGCCTCTTAGTCGGTAAAAAGGTGAGCTCTTCTTTGGCAGAGTTGAGGCATCTCAAATACCTCGAATTGAGTCAGAATTATTTCCAAAGAAGTCGGATCCCTGAGTTTATTGGATCCTTGAAACACCTGAGTTACCTGAATCTCTCTTATGCTGGTTTTGAAGGTATCATTCCTCCTCACATTGGAAATCTTTCTAATTTAAAGGTTCTTGATCTCAGTTCAAACTATTATGAAAACTTTCTGAAGGCAGATGATATGGCGTGGGCTTTTAGCCTTTCGTCACTCGAGCTTCTCTACTTGAGTGCagtggatcttagtggagcaCAAAACTGGGACATGATGCTTCACATGATTCCCTCCTTAAAAGAGTTAAGTTTGTCACATTGTAGACTTTCCAATGTTTCTCTTGGTCCTTTTCTTAATTCCAGTAGAATACTTCCTAATATAAAACACCTCGATCTTGGCTACAATTCTTTCAAAGGTCCACTCCCCTTCCTTCTTCAAAACATGACATTTCTAGAATTCCTGGATCTTTCATGGTTTGATCTTAGTTTGGGATCAAACTTTGCAAAATTGCTAAGCATGATCCCTTCTTTGTCAGAGCTGCATTTGTCAGATTGTGGGCTCCATAACACGCATCTATCTTCTCCACATCTTAATTACAGTACACTTTCTAACATCCAGCACCTCGATCTTAGCAATAATCCACTTGGAGGTATATTTCCATCTGTATTGACAAACATGAGCTCCCTAGAAGTCCTTGACCTTTCAGATACCATGCTGAATTCATCGCTTCCTATTATGCCTAAACTTCTAGAGCTTCATCTTTCTTCTAACAAGTTTAAGCAGATTGAGGATGTTGGAGTCTGGAGACAGTGCCACCTGAAACAATTAAGTGTAACAGATAATGAGTTTGCTATGGAAATGATTGACACACCAAAAAATGCATCAGAGTGCTCCATATATGCTTTGGAGTTTCTGGAATTAAGTCGGAGTTTAAATGGTAGAATTCCAGAAACACTTGGAGGACTGGCAAACTTAAGAGACCTTGATCTATCATACAACAAACTGACTGGTTCAATCCCTGAATCTCTAGGAAGATTAAGATTTTTACAAGTACTTGATCTATCTGAAAACCAATTGAATGGTTCAATTCCAGAATCCCTTGGAAAATTAGCATCTTTAACAGATTTGGATCTAGGATCTAATTTATTAGACGGGACTATTCCAGTTTCGATTGGGCAACTTGCCAAACTCCGTCATCTCTATATCTCTAAGAATTCTTTAGAAGGAGCGGTTACCGAAGCCCATTTTGCTAATCTTTCAGTGTTGAAGGAATTGGTTGCTTCTTCTAACACTAAGCTGACATTCAATGTTTCACGTGGGTGGATACCTCCATTCCAGTTGATATCTCTTAGTCTCAGCTCTTGCAATATCGGGAATGGATTTCCGCAGTGGCTTCGACATCAGAGGAAACTTTGGAGGTTAGAGTTGTCCAATGCTACACTTTCGGGGCCGCTGCCCACATGGCTGCGGAAGATGCCCATCATTCCTAATTTAGATCTCTCTCACAACAAACTCAGCGGATCTTTGAAAAACCTTCCTAATGCGAAAAATGATGATGTAAATTGGTATATACCTGTATTGCTTCTGGAATATAACCTTTTCAGTGGGTCAATTCCAAGGTCATTATGCAGAAGAACAGATTTGGAAGTGCTTGATCTTTCAAGAAACATGTTAAGTGGGAAAATTCCCAACTGTATGGGGAATCTGCAGGGTTTGGCTATCATGAGTATAAGCTCAAATCAGCTCTCTGGTGCCATTCCTAGCTCAATTGCTCTTATTTCATCATTATTTTGGTTAAATTTGAACAAAAATAACTTTACTGGTGAAGTTCCTCCAGAATTAGGGAATCTACAAGGTTTGGGAGTCTTAGATTTGGGTGACAATAAATTATATGGAAATATACCCAATTGGATAGGGAAAAAACTTACATCTTTGGTAGTTTTGAGTTTACACAAAAACAACTTCACTGGTAGAATTCCTCCATCTCTTTGCAAAAGTTCAAATCTTCAAATTTTGGATCTTGCATACAACAACTTAACCAGAACCATCCCTCCGTGTGTAGGAAACTTAAATGGCATGGTTGTGAGTCACTCGATATATGAGCATTTTTTAGATATCGATGATGATAAGAATGTGATTCAGGTCATGAAAGGTGTTGATCTTGAATATACAACAACTTGGGAAATAGTTTATAACATGGACCTTTCAAGCAATAAACTTGTGGGAGAAATACCTGTTGAGCTCACTGCACTTTCCATGTTGGTGGGTCTGAATCTGTCTAATAATCATCTGAGAGGGGGTATTCCAGAGAGCATTGGAAAGATGATGAAGTTGGAAACTCTTGATTTCTCAAAAAACGAGTTGAGCGGAAGGATCCCTTCAAGCATGGCAGCTCTGAactttttgagccatttgaatCTGTCACACAACAATTTGTCGGGTCAAATTCCAACAGGAAATCAACTGCAGACGCTTATTGATGATCCATCAATTTATGCTGGGAACAAAGGTCTATGTGGACCTCCACTGCCAAATAGTTGCTCAAATCATCAagatccaacaacaacaacaagcaaGAAGAAACACAAAGCAGCTGATGAGAAGATGGAGGTATGGTTGTTTTATGTGGATATAATGAGTGGTTTTGGAACAGGGTTTTGGGGTGTTATTGGAGTTCTGATGTTCAAGAAGCAGTGGAGACACAAACTTTTCATGTTTGCTGAGGAAACCATGGATAAGATATACGTTGCAGTTGTGGTAAGAGTTGCCAAGTTCAAGAGAGGAAGAGAATAGCTGCATAGATCATGTGGAATGCAAGTAGTTCTTGAATGCATGTTATCAGTGATAGTTTTGCTTTTGAGATATGCTTATTCTAATGTATTACTATTTGGATTTTGTATTTGTATGGCCTTTGTGATATCAGTGTTGTTTAGAGGTGCTAATTTACAAAATTTCTTTTGGATTTGGTATTTATACATGATCAAGTTGTAGATTTAGATTACTATGTATTTGAGttgtagatttttttttctttttaattctcGACCTTCTGCTGCTGCTCTCACTCCCAACATGCTGTTGCATCCCTCGGTTTTCATCTGCATTGGTCCAAGTAAGTAAGAACCATGTAATTGACTCATTATTTATTTTCTTCATTTGTAAAATTTCTAGTTTTTCATGTATAGAAAGAGGATGTTTGGGTGAAAGGTGGAGTTtttttttgttggatttggttTTTAGATAAGACTATGGTCTAGTATGAATCTGCAATGGCAGTGATcttggttgattgtttgattatatTCTCATGAGATTGCAAGTTATGAGATTAGATTAGGGTTAATCTcatatttttgtgtttgtttgtatGGTGTTCAGTCTATTCAGACAATCACTCTGACCAACATGAAGTTGTATTGTATGTATTTGTTGCATTAAACTGGTggtccattttacccttcctgaAGAGTAGGTTGGTTTTGGATAGGATAAGATAGCTATGTTTTTCTCATCATCATTTATGTTATGTAATCCTCCACAAGGCATATCATCATTGACAATAGATTTAAAGAGGGTCATAAAGTCACTTCTGATACTATATTATTTCTAAGTTTATGATATTTTGTCAGTTTTTTTCATTTTGGATTTTTCTTGACCCATCCCCCTTtctacttatgtgttttaagttttTCATATACTGTATCATGCGTAACCTTGTTCTTTACTTTATACATTTTGTTTCTTAATTTAGATCATTTTGAGTGCATCATCGCATGGCTCTTCATGATTGCTCCTCTCCTCCATTAAACCATGTTAATTACTGGTGAGTTTTGTTGTGTACTTTGAATTGCTTCAAGTGGATAAAATATTTTGCCTGAACCATATAATTTGAAAACACATTGTCTAATATATACCACAGcctgattaaataataaacacaaacaaataaataaaatgaatgtTGCATTCAGTTAAAGGAGCCCAATGTTTAAGGTTTAATACAGTGTGAAAATAATAATAGAACAAATATGTGAACTTTGGGGGCTACTTTATCGACTTCAAATTCATATGTGAGGTCTACCGTGAAAGTAATTAGACTTCTTATGAATAGATTTGACTAGTTATCCTCAACAAAGcatttttgttccaaaacaataaaaaaaattgttgcaattttggtggttattttgatgttttatagcaATTTTGGTCATGTTCCAAGTAAAGTTACCATCTTACCCTTTATCTAAAAATATTGtaagtttatatatattaaaatgcctttgaacattctttttattaaatttgtttgCAGTTTTGGTTATATTTTTAATGGAACAATAAAGTATTAAATTTGTCTATTGTATCAGGTGAAAATTACCAATTGTGTTTGGAATCTGCCATGAGATTAAGCTCAAATCAGCTCTCTAGTATCATTCCATGTTCAATTGCTCATAATTCATTATTATATTGcttaaactaggtgtgagacccgtgtattacacgagtttattaaagataaaaatttaatatcaatatttaatcattaaatattttataaaataatacttttacataacataatataatcttttgtaatatttataaaagaaatcaaatattctTTAAAGCATTTATTAgactttattatcaaattaatagaatTAATGATTctctttccttatatgaaattttattttaaaaaaatgaaaattcctaaaaaatgacaagtggaaaataataattCTAAAACTCCCATAAAATTACAAGTGGCAAAACTCTTGAGaatttgacaagtggcaaaaaaacattcatttattagagaggattatGAACAACAATAGCTTTATTGGTAAACTTCCTTGGGAATTAGGGAATCTACAAGTTTTGGAAGTCATAGATTTGGGTGACAATAAACTCGGTGGAAATATTCCCAAATGTATCGGGAAAAAACTTACATATTTGGTAGTTTTGAGGTTCAACAAAAACAACTTCACTGGTAGAATTCCTTGATCTCTTTGCAAAGATGGGATCTTGATTTCAATGTACAACGTCCAAAAGCTTACCTTGAACTTGGGTgggtaataaattcaattatggaTAATATTCTGTTCTTCCCTTTCTGATGTAAATTCGTGATTTTTCTTCACGAAAATCATTTGATTTTGGAATAACTAACAAATTAGCAAATGGGTGCTGTTTTACAAGAAGCAATCGGTCATTACAAGGCCCTTATGACCCAATTAACATCGTGAAGAACTAGGTAAGTATTGTATACTAATTCTTGTAAAAAAAAGCATGGTGGTTGTTTTGTGAATCCAACCATGAAGTTTGAAAATTTCCATTTTTCAATCAATAATTGGTACTATATTCATCTTtatgaaggtgcttcaacgccgaTGATTACATCTACTTCAAGGTCCTTGCGAGTTTTTATGTTCTGTCGATCTTTTACTCAGATACATAAACCGACATACTGGTGTTTATCGGTAATGGATTTTTAGGTTGATGTTAATTGTATCATGTGTAAACCATAATATGCTCAATAACTTGCAATTATTGATGAAATAATCAAGAATTGACCCAAAATCATGCATTGATTGGTGATATTCTACACCACGTTTAGCTATGGTCGTTAATTTTATAATTGACCCAAAATCATGCATTGATTGGCTTGATTCTTTGTTTTGCAGCTTCTCGATATGTGTGTGAATGCTAACTCAGGTGATGCCTTCATTTGATAAACCTAGTGTGTTTAGTCTTAAAGAGAAATATTATATACTCACTCAGGTGATGCCTTCATTTCATCTTATGACTTATATTTCATCTCACATCTGTTTTAAGGTTGCTAGAAGTTACATTTCTGGTATAAAGGGTGTCCCTGGTTGTACTTGCATACTTTGTTAGTCAGTATTAGCTACACACCATATATAGGTTATGTTGTAATTTAGTTGCTACCTACAGTCAAAGTCAAACCATTCTTGTTCCattcatatatgtttttttacAATTAAGTTTCATCACGTGCATTGTAGCAATTATTCTAATAAACATTTATGGGTTGTGTTCTTTAATGGTTGCAGATCTCGAAGTGGTGGTTCGATGGACTCACAAAGTGGGACACGAAAGGAAGAACAAACGAAGAGACCGATAAGGGTAACAAAGTGGGCGTGATAAACTCATTAGGACATCGCTTTATTTATATAAGGGGGTGTCCAATCTTGGGGAACAAGGGTTGACTGTGGACCAGAGTCAATTGCCACATCAGCTGTGACTTGGCAGCCACCTCACCGTTTTTTTACTGATTTGTCATGGAAACTTTTTATTACAGGTCAAGGGACCATTTCAACCGGTCAATTTATATGTCGTTCCCTTAATGTACAAAAAAGATTAATTGGGTGACCTTTTAAAACAAACTTGACAAGTTCGTTAGGCTAACATGACATTTTCCCTTTTCCTATTAACAAATCCACAAGTCCGTGTATCTCATTTCCGACTTAGATATATTGAAATCATAATACCGATATTTAAATTTACAATTTCGTGTATCATTTCAAGAGATTGTAAGTATTAGATTACACTTTGGATAAGTTTCAACGTGCTCCCAACCTGTTTGTTTCATTGTCACTTTAGCCCAACCaatttatcagttttattttaaaatgtttgtcatcttattatttattattattattattattttttttttgcatatgaAGGGAATCAACTTGTGTTTTACCGGTTAATTTATGTAACAAACCCATTATAACCGGTTAGGTTTGTTATTTGGCTTTTTTATTTGGCTAGAAAGTGTTGACATGTAGCTTCGTCATTCTAATGTCTTCCCATCTATCAAACTTTCATCTACATATCAATCATATGGCGGTTGGTTTAGTGATAAACGGATAACAATTATAAAGTCTTCCCATATGTGGAGATAAAGGCAAGAGAAAGgcgcacacatacacacacatacacattgcTCAGTTTCATCCCCTGCCTCCCCCATTACCAAAACTCTAGTGCATACAGAGAAGATCAATGAAGAAGTACTTAGGAAACGCGTACATAGGAGACGCATGtgttcatacacatctctttccTTTTCAATTCAGTTATTTCTAACATTTTCCTCAATTTCTCGATGCCTTCTTTCGATTGTGTATTTTGTCCGTTTAGTTTCTCATCGAACATAATCACTCTATTTCTATTTTAGGTATAAACAAATTGAGATTTTCTATTAGGGATTCTGATCATCAAATTTTACAGAAATGTTTTTCGTTCCATGTTTTAGAGTCCCATGGAAATTTAACTTGAAGTTCAATATATAAAAAGAATCGCttgatataaattatgtgttcttTCTGCTCGTTAGTTTTCAGGATGAATTTTGGAATGGTTTCTGGTCAGTGGTCAGCCAACTTCGGGAAAATTGATTATCATGTTCAGAACCGTCAAAGCTCCTCCCATGTGTGGTACCTGAAGGAGGTCaatgtcactactagaaaaacagccttttacgacgctcattgcgcatcgtaaaacgctcaaacgacgcgcaaatgcgcgttaaggaaggccctgtcataacgagagacgacacgcttttgcgcgtcgtctagagacgacgcgcatttacgacgcacattatgacacgcaatgcgtatcattaaagccactgtcaagaaaggccatgtcataaattaagatgacacacatttttgcgtatcgtaacttttatttttatttttttaaaaaaaaaatatttatagatttacgtaaatttactaattttcaaattacatgacacatttaatgtctcataatataaaataaaatatcatacacaaaaaacaaaataaattgcacaaattataatatgTCATACAAAtgatcattcaaatgttaaaacaaaaataatacattgctaacatgggttatgcattcctataaaactaacaacccACTGTGACCTTAATCTAGATTGAGGTCGACGTGGATCAATGGCGACAATTGAACTGCAAGAAATATATAGATCAAATTGCTTAACAAGTGATAAGTAAACAAATCCATTAGGATTTAATCAATTTTACCTACTTTGATCTTAAAACTTCGGGAACTAGAAGACCAAATTGCTTAAAAAAATCAGCAAAAGCCTTGTTGGTAGGGTACCCTGTACAGCTTATACGAATTGCTTCTAGAACCCCCTTCATGAAGAGTAAACAAAAGAAACTTCAAATATAATTCAGGAATCTTTATAAAAGTTCGAACATCATTATATGCAGTCTACTCACCCCACAACATAATTAATGAATGATGTTGACATTATCAAAGAGTAATATACCATTTCCTTTTGAAGATTCCCAAAGATCCCATCTCTCTAATATTGATGCCATCTCTCTAGCACCTGAGTCAAGGGGCATGTTGACTCTCccctaaaaattaaaaaatatatatcaaaatttttaATACTCTTCACTCTAAATAATGTTAAACTGTTACCTTGTTTGATATTTTGGATCGATTGCTTTCATGGGTGTGTCCAACAACATCTGATATAACCTCTTCACTGTATGAGAAGGTGAAGAAGTGTCCATGTCATCTGACATACCAGATGAAGCTCTTGATAAGTAAACTTTACCACTCATATCCAAAAAACTTCTCAGGTCCATAAATATTACCTGATATGAATTGACTACTACTTTGAGGCTCGAAGGTTTGAA
This window encodes:
- the LOC111904530 gene encoding receptor-like protein EIX2 codes for the protein MGNWRGLGFHLIFVCVFLFAATYSCLGVGNVSVICSEQERVALLKFKQSVEDPFGMLSSWVGNECCMWERIQCDGVTGNVQRLHLKGDDYCLLVGKKVSSSLAELRHLKYLELSQNYFQRSRIPEFIGSLKHLSYLNLSYAGFEGIIPPHIGNLSNLKVLDLSSNYYENFLKADDMAWAFSLSSLELLYLSAVDLSGAQNWDMMLHMIPSLKELSLSHCRLSNVSLGPFLNSSRILPNIKHLDLGYNSFKGPLPFLLQNMTFLEFLDLSWFDLSLGSNFAKLLSMIPSLSELHLSDCGLHNTHLSSPHLNYSTLSNIQHLDLSNNPLGGIFPSVLTNMSSLEVLDLSDTMLNSSLPIMPKLLELHLSSNKFKQIEDVGVWRQCHLKQLSVTDNEFAMEMIDTPKNASECSIYALEFLELSRSLNGRIPETLGGLANLRDLDLSYNKLTGSIPESLGRLRFLQVLDLSENQLNGSIPESLGKLASLTDLDLGSNLLDGTIPVSIGQLAKLRHLYISKNSLEGAVTEAHFANLSVLKELVASSNTKLTFNVSRGWIPPFQLISLSLSSCNIGNGFPQWLRHQRKLWRLELSNATLSGPLPTWLRKMPIIPNLDLSHNKLSGSLKNLPNAKNDDVNWYIPVLLLEYNLFSGSIPRSLCRRTDLEVLDLSRNMLSGKIPNCMGNLQGLAIMSISSNQLSGAIPSSIALISSLFWLNLNKNNFTGEVPPELGNLQGLGVLDLGDNKLYGNIPNWIGKKLTSLVVLSLHKNNFTGRIPPSLCKSSNLQILDLAYNNLTRTIPPCVGNLNGMVVSHSIYEHFLDIDDDKNVIQVMKGVDLEYTTTWEIVYNMDLSSNKLVGEIPVELTALSMLVGLNLSNNHLRGGIPESIGKMMKLETLDFSKNELSGRIPSSMAALNFLSHLNLSHNNLSGQIPTGNQLQTLIDDPSIYAGNKGLCGPPLPNSCSNHQDPTTTTSKKKHKAADEKMEVWLFYVDIMSGFGTGFWGVIGVLMFKKQWRHKLFMFAEETMDKIYVAVVVRVAKFKRGRE